Proteins encoded by one window of Chondromyces crocatus:
- a CDS encoding helix-turn-helix domain-containing protein: protein METTTSSSALRDPPPPEARIDHFRPEGLDGVRVIRVVGETQIQTTFTEGYSLVAIHGGCFEDLYRRRKRLRRAGDLKLKEPGEVHRDLRILAPFSLQVAVVAPRLVEEAALALGLRTPVQFLSEPRHDHELARRCVFALHEALADETTDPFTRETRLTEAITEVVAAYAEGTKAPTQDPVPRAVRRAREYLHETFADKITLDTLAEHGGMDKFHLVRAFREALGVPPYEYLTHLRVARAASLLVAGVAPREVAQTVGLYDESQLHRHFRRIMRTTPGRYAAAHRVPRRSGANALRP from the coding sequence ATGGAGACCACGACGAGCTCTTCCGCGCTGCGCGACCCTCCGCCACCCGAAGCGCGGATCGACCACTTCCGCCCGGAGGGCCTCGACGGCGTGCGCGTGATCCGGGTCGTGGGTGAGACCCAGATCCAGACCACCTTCACCGAGGGGTACTCCCTCGTGGCCATCCACGGCGGCTGCTTCGAGGACCTCTACCGCCGTCGGAAGCGCCTCCGTCGCGCCGGGGACCTGAAGCTCAAGGAGCCCGGCGAGGTCCACCGCGACCTGCGCATCCTCGCCCCCTTCTCCCTCCAGGTCGCCGTCGTCGCCCCCCGCCTCGTCGAGGAAGCCGCCCTCGCCCTCGGCCTGCGAACCCCCGTGCAGTTCCTGTCCGAGCCCAGACACGACCACGAGCTGGCACGCCGCTGCGTCTTCGCGCTCCACGAAGCCCTCGCCGACGAAACGACCGACCCCTTCACCCGGGAGACACGCCTCACCGAAGCGATCACCGAGGTCGTCGCCGCCTACGCCGAGGGAACGAAGGCACCCACGCAAGACCCCGTGCCCCGCGCCGTGCGACGCGCCCGCGAGTACCTGCACGAGACGTTCGCCGACAAGATCACCCTCGACACCCTCGCGGAGCACGGCGGCATGGACAAGTTCCACCTCGTGCGCGCCTTCCGGGAAGCCCTCGGCGTCCCCCCCTACGAGTACCTGACCCACCTGCGGGTCGCGCGCGCAGCGTCCCTCCTCGTCGCTGGCGTCGCCCCCCGCGAGGTCGCGCAGACCGTCGGCCTCTATGACGAGAGCCAGCTCCACCGCCACTTCCGGCGCATCATGCGCACCACGCCAGGCCGCTACGCCGCGGCCCATCGCGTCCCACGCCGTTCAGGAGCGAACGCGCTCCGCCCCTGA
- a CDS encoding SDR family oxidoreductase, with product MRMSTDKIALVTGGSRGLGKNTALRLAERGHDVVLTYQSRQADAEAVVAEIRGKGRKAVALALDTGKAGSFDGFATELSGRLRTEWDRGSFDFLINNAGIERNAPIAATAEEEIDALYAVHFKGVYLLTQKLLPHLSDGGRIVNFSSGLARFSLPGYAAYGSLKAAVEAFTRYLAKELGPRRINCNVLAPGAIDTDFTRPGFDAHPGVREAIASQTALGRIGEPDDIGGVVAFLCSEEARWINGQRIEASGGIFL from the coding sequence ATGCGCATGAGCACGGACAAGATTGCCCTCGTGACGGGTGGGAGCCGCGGGCTCGGGAAGAACACGGCGCTGCGGCTCGCGGAGCGCGGCCATGATGTGGTCCTGACGTATCAAAGTCGGCAGGCGGACGCCGAGGCGGTGGTCGCCGAGATCCGCGGGAAGGGTCGCAAGGCGGTCGCCCTGGCGCTCGATACCGGCAAGGCGGGGTCGTTCGACGGGTTCGCCACGGAGCTTTCGGGGAGGCTCCGGACGGAGTGGGATCGCGGAAGCTTCGATTTCCTGATCAACAATGCCGGGATCGAGCGGAATGCCCCCATCGCCGCGACGGCCGAGGAGGAGATCGACGCGCTGTACGCGGTCCACTTCAAGGGGGTCTACCTCTTGACGCAGAAGCTCTTGCCTCACCTCTCGGATGGAGGCCGCATCGTGAATTTCTCGAGCGGGCTGGCTCGGTTCTCGTTGCCGGGCTACGCGGCGTACGGGTCGCTCAAGGCGGCCGTCGAGGCGTTCACGCGCTACCTGGCGAAGGAGCTGGGGCCGCGCCGCATCAACTGCAACGTGCTCGCGCCTGGCGCCATCGATACGGACTTCACGCGGCCGGGCTTCGACGCGCACCCGGGGGTGCGGGAGGCGATCGCCAGCCAGACGGCCCTCGGGCGCATCGGCGAGCCGGACGACATCGGAGGGGTGGTCGCGTTCCTGTGCTCCGAGGAGGCGCGCTGGATCAACGGGCAGCGCATCGAGGCGTCGGGCGGGATCTTTCTGTGA